One part of the [Synechococcus] sp. NIES-970 genome encodes these proteins:
- a CDS encoding hypothetical protein (conserved hypothetical protein (TPR repeats)), with protein sequence MEQKNLKAYLDLVQKLLNCRRGEEWIVLRHNEQLVDAKFIEVMEQVANYLATEGELNGARYLHNWAGKLHHILTQQPEVQAKPDATTQAYAQLIEALLKCPQGEEQRLLEANQSLVTPDLVKFMGEVAHQFERQGDRQTATYLGDLATAVNRTWIQTHDFQPNLQKANQLAPDPWEDASEAQADSEVSQSVESPEGPAPEPVSEVASAPQAETSEDSIFSLGQAVQDLSVQVQAIAQSLARLETAVTASLKPNNPLAYLEILEKAAAAGWMITSEEVEQLIGVKPVTARGQDIFERGNWRFLKAGKIGAQTGWHVEKIH encoded by the coding sequence ATGGAACAGAAAAATCTCAAAGCTTACCTTGACCTCGTACAAAAACTCCTCAACTGCCGCCGTGGGGAAGAATGGATCGTCCTGCGCCACAATGAGCAATTGGTTGATGCCAAATTTATTGAAGTGATGGAACAGGTGGCCAACTACCTGGCAACAGAAGGGGAGTTAAACGGCGCTCGCTACCTCCATAATTGGGCCGGGAAATTGCATCATATTTTGACTCAACAGCCTGAGGTTCAAGCTAAGCCAGACGCCACAACCCAAGCCTATGCTCAACTGATTGAAGCTTTATTAAAATGTCCCCAGGGGGAAGAGCAGCGACTTCTTGAAGCAAATCAAAGTTTGGTGACCCCTGACTTGGTGAAATTTATGGGGGAAGTGGCTCATCAATTTGAGAGACAAGGCGATCGCCAAACGGCCACTTACCTGGGGGATCTTGCGACCGCCGTTAACCGCACTTGGATCCAGACCCATGATTTTCAACCCAACCTCCAAAAGGCCAATCAGTTAGCCCCAGATCCTTGGGAAGATGCATCTGAAGCCCAGGCGGATTCTGAGGTATCCCAGTCTGTCGAGTCCCCAGAGGGACCTGCACCAGAACCTGTATCTGAGGTGGCATCAGCTCCCCAAGCCGAAACTTCAGAGGACTCGATTTTTTCCTTAGGGCAAGCAGTGCAAGATCTCAGTGTTCAGGTGCAGGCGATCGCCCAGAGTTTAGCCCGGTTAGAAACGGCGGTTACCGCCTCCCTCAAACCCAATAATCCTTTAGCCTATTTAGAAATTTTAGAAAAAGCAGCGGCGGCAGGTTGGATGATTACTTCAGAGGAAGTGGAGCAGCTAATCGGTGTCAAACCTGTAACAGCAAGAGGGCAAGATATCTTTGAGCGGGGAAATTGGCGTTTTCTAAAGGCCGGAAAAATCGGCGCCCAAACAGGTTGGCATGTGGAAAAAATCCATTAA
- a CDS encoding lipoprotein, putative: MPPVAEEADPGKIEQPIPVPAAPPPLVNSQTALSTQEAIAAYTSPDLSTEIIPELIENQTSLGLCPEFRFDAELTEAASNVYRVGENDYLVHLVCGSSAYQLLQDYFLYQKTTAQPDLTPLPVTYFYQNANGELTQETDTIMAGYSEYDPATKTISIFTKARGLGDCGSLGFYKFTGTELRLERFLMKNECDGNYIEPIDYPQVYP, from the coding sequence ATGCCCCCCGTAGCGGAGGAAGCTGACCCTGGAAAGATTGAGCAGCCGATTCCAGTCCCCGCTGCCCCGCCGCCTTTGGTCAATTCTCAGACAGCCCTCTCGACCCAAGAGGCGATCGCCGCCTATACATCCCCCGACCTCAGCACAGAGATCATCCCAGAGCTGATTGAGAATCAGACATCTCTGGGTCTTTGCCCAGAATTTCGCTTTGATGCCGAGCTCACAGAAGCCGCCTCCAATGTCTATCGCGTTGGAGAAAATGACTATCTTGTTCATCTTGTATGCGGCTCGAGCGCCTATCAGCTTCTACAAGATTATTTTCTTTACCAGAAAACAACAGCGCAACCCGATTTAACACCACTCCCGGTTACTTATTTTTATCAAAATGCAAATGGGGAATTAACCCAAGAAACTGATACAATTATGGCCGGTTATTCCGAGTATGACCCAGCCACAAAAACAATCAGTATTTTCACTAAAGCAAGGGGATTGGGAGACTGTGGCAGTTTGGGATTTTACAAATTTACAGGGACAGAATTGCGCCTAGAACGCTTCTTAATGAAAAACGAATGTGATGGAAATTATATTGAACCAATCGATTACCCCCAGGTCTATCCCTAG
- a CDS encoding hypothetical protein (conserved membrane protein, contains PIN domain) encodes MFDIFLVLIFVVAIALVGFDVIDLLPASVRDQASNIEALRWVGAGFASLLGLSLGLLAQSTYRRLEQQFRQTPIEIIVTRAVGLVIGLLVANLMLAPIFLLPIPLEFGFLKPTFAILGSISFAYLGVSLADVHGRSFLRLINPNSLDTLLVAEGTLRPSPTKIIDTSCIIDGRLEELLKTGFIEGQILIPIFVLNELQQLADASNDQKRAKGRRGLDILQSMQSRFPKRVSVNPADYEDIATVDAKLVHLAQEINGILFTNDYNLQKVANLQNVEILNINDLAQAIRPIYLPGDNLDVKILKQGKEEHQGVGYLEDGTMVVVEEGDKFMGTDAAVTVTSSLQTSAGRMIFAKLSASLAVE; translated from the coding sequence ATGTTCGATATTTTTCTTGTCTTAATCTTTGTTGTGGCGATCGCCCTTGTGGGATTTGATGTCATCGACCTCCTGCCTGCCTCCGTGCGCGACCAAGCCTCCAATATCGAAGCGCTCCGTTGGGTAGGGGCTGGCTTTGCCTCCCTACTAGGTCTTTCCTTGGGTTTATTGGCCCAGAGCACCTACCGTCGTTTAGAACAACAGTTTCGTCAAACCCCCATCGAAATTATTGTGACCCGAGCTGTGGGTTTAGTGATCGGCCTCCTGGTGGCCAACCTGATGCTCGCACCGATCTTTTTGCTGCCGATCCCCCTAGAATTTGGGTTCCTCAAACCCACCTTTGCAATTCTCGGTAGCATTAGTTTTGCCTACCTGGGCGTGAGCCTTGCCGATGTCCATGGTCGCAGTTTTCTGCGCTTGATTAATCCCAATAGTCTTGACACTCTCCTTGTCGCCGAGGGGACACTCCGCCCTTCTCCTACAAAAATTATCGATACCAGTTGCATTATTGATGGTCGTCTCGAAGAACTTTTAAAAACAGGATTTATTGAAGGACAAATTTTAATCCCAATTTTTGTACTCAATGAATTACAGCAGCTGGCCGATGCTAGCAACGACCAAAAGCGCGCGAAGGGTCGTCGGGGCTTAGATATTCTCCAGAGTATGCAAAGTCGTTTTCCAAAGCGAGTTTCAGTCAATCCAGCTGATTATGAAGATATTGCCACCGTTGATGCAAAACTAGTGCACCTTGCCCAGGAAATTAATGGCATTCTTTTTACCAATGATTACAATCTCCAAAAGGTTGCTAATCTACAAAATGTTGAAATTTTAAATATTAATGATCTTGCCCAGGCCATCCGCCCTATTTATCTTCCTGGGGACAATCTAGATGTCAAAATTCTGAAGCAGGGTAAGGAAGAGCATCAAGGGGTTGGTTACCTTGAAGACGGTACCATGGTTGTCGTTGAGGAAGGGGATAAATTCATGGGTACAGATGCTGCGGTGACGGTGACTTCTTCTTTACAAACTTCGGCAGGACGAATGATTTTTGCCAAGCTTAGTGCTTCCCTTGCAGTGGAATAA
- the hemN_1 gene encoding oxygen-independent coproporphyrinogen III oxidase, putative, whose amino-acid sequence MVTSAYLHLPFCLRRCFYCDFPITVTGEKQTPGIRAQMETYGAWLCREIQTTPVLGGPLETVFFGGGTPSLFPVDLLEEVLKLLERQFGIAPGAEISLEIDPGTFSLEQLIQYKNIGVSRLSLGVQSFQDHLLEKCGRSHRVINIFTACDHLRRSHIPWSLDLISGLPNQTLADWQASLDQAIALEPNHISCYDLVIEPQTPFGKQYEPGERPLPSDQNAAAMYRLASKTLRQAGYEHYEISNYAKPGHQCRHNRIYWENHPYYGFGMGAASFTQNQRFSRPRTRAEYYIWVEQYEQNQGRLDVEPLTTSDRLLETLMLGLRLTEGLELSQLITAFGQDIGDRLLEILQPAFQKKWATLSPGDSGRLALTDPEGLLFSNTILADLFRHLETIDLVE is encoded by the coding sequence GTGGTTACCAGTGCTTATCTCCATTTACCTTTCTGCCTACGCCGCTGCTTTTATTGTGATTTTCCGATTACGGTGACCGGGGAAAAGCAGACCCCAGGGATTCGCGCCCAAATGGAGACCTATGGGGCTTGGCTCTGCCGGGAGATTCAGACAACCCCTGTTCTCGGGGGGCCGTTAGAAACCGTATTTTTTGGGGGGGGGACTCCTTCGCTGTTTCCGGTGGATCTGCTGGAGGAAGTATTAAAGCTCCTTGAGCGGCAATTTGGCATTGCTCCAGGGGCGGAAATTTCCCTCGAAATTGATCCTGGTACTTTTTCTTTAGAACAGTTGATTCAGTACAAAAATATTGGTGTTTCCCGCTTAAGTCTTGGGGTACAAAGTTTTCAGGACCATTTACTCGAAAAATGTGGGCGATCGCACAGGGTAATAAATATATTTACTGCGTGTGATCACCTGAGGCGATCGCACATCCCCTGGAGTTTGGATCTGATTTCGGGGTTACCCAATCAGACCCTGGCCGATTGGCAAGCTTCCCTCGATCAGGCGATCGCCCTAGAGCCCAATCACATTTCTTGCTATGACCTGGTGATCGAACCCCAAACTCCCTTTGGTAAACAATATGAACCCGGCGAGCGCCCCCTCCCCTCCGACCAAAATGCAGCGGCCATGTATCGCCTCGCCAGCAAAACCCTCCGCCAAGCAGGTTATGAACATTATGAAATCTCAAACTATGCCAAACCGGGTCACCAGTGCCGTCACAACCGGATCTACTGGGAAAATCACCCTTACTATGGCTTTGGAATGGGAGCTGCCAGTTTCACACAAAATCAACGCTTTTCCCGGCCTCGTACCCGCGCAGAATATTACATCTGGGTCGAACAATATGAACAAAACCAGGGCAGGCTCGATGTAGAACCGTTGACGACAAGCGATCGCCTCCTAGAGACCTTGATGTTGGGCCTCCGCCTAACCGAAGGTTTAGAACTCTCCCAGCTGATCACAGCATTTGGCCAAGACATTGGCGATCGCCTCCTAGAAATCCTTCAACCCGCTTTTCAAAAAAAATGGGCCACCCTGTCCCCTGGTGATTCCGGCCGTCTTGCCCTCACTGATCCAGAGGGACTGTTGTTTTCTAACACGATTCTTGCCGATTTATTTCGGCACCTGGAGACAATAGATCTCGTAGAATAA
- a CDS encoding GDP-fucose synthetase: MLDLSQKKILVTGGAGFLGQEVIAQLIQAGAKSENITVPRSQTCDLRRLEACQKAVQGQDIIIHLAAHVGGIGLNREKPAELFYDNLMMGTQLIHSAYETGVEKFVCVGTICAYPKFTPVPFKEADLWAGYPEETNAPYGIAKKALLVQLEAYRLQYGFNGIYLLPVNLYGPGDNFKPESSHVIPALIRKVYEAQRDGVKELKVWGDGSPTREFLYVTDAARGIVLATQKYDEADPVNLGTNTEISIKALVELICELMDFEGEIIWEADKPNGQPRRCLDTQRAKEKFGFEAIASLRQGLTETIAWYRQHPD; this comes from the coding sequence ATGCTCGATCTTTCCCAGAAAAAAATCCTCGTCACTGGTGGCGCTGGCTTCCTTGGTCAAGAGGTAATCGCCCAACTTATCCAGGCGGGCGCTAAGTCAGAAAATATCACAGTACCCCGTTCCCAGACCTGTGATCTACGCCGTCTTGAAGCCTGTCAAAAGGCTGTCCAAGGCCAAGACATCATCATTCACCTAGCAGCCCATGTGGGTGGCATCGGTCTAAACCGCGAAAAACCCGCTGAATTGTTCTATGACAATTTGATGATGGGTACACAACTAATCCATAGCGCCTACGAAACAGGGGTCGAAAAATTCGTCTGTGTCGGCACCATCTGCGCCTACCCAAAATTTACCCCAGTGCCATTTAAGGAAGCAGACCTCTGGGCGGGTTATCCAGAGGAAACCAATGCCCCCTATGGGATTGCGAAAAAAGCGCTGCTTGTGCAGCTCGAAGCCTACCGTCTGCAATATGGCTTTAATGGTATCTATCTGCTTCCGGTCAATCTCTATGGCCCCGGGGATAATTTCAAACCGGAAAGCTCCCATGTTATCCCGGCTTTGATCCGGAAAGTTTATGAAGCCCAACGGGATGGGGTAAAGGAGCTCAAGGTTTGGGGAGATGGTAGCCCGACCCGAGAGTTTCTCTATGTCACCGACGCGGCCCGGGGGATTGTCCTCGCAACCCAAAAATATGACGAAGCCGATCCTGTCAATCTAGGCACAAATACAGAAATTTCGATCAAAGCTTTAGTTGAGCTGATCTGTGAGCTGATGGATTTTGAAGGGGAAATTATTTGGGAAGCGGACAAGCCCAATGGTCAGCCCCGCCGCTGTCTTGATACCCAGAGGGCCAAGGAAAAATTTGGCTTTGAGGCGATCGCCTCCCTACGTCAGGGGCTAACAGAAACGATCGCCTGGTATCGCCAGCACCCAGACTAG
- a CDS encoding hypothetical protein (conserved hypothetical protein), whose protein sequence is MKFVEPPHSGYHWDHRTPRFFEGWYFRITLPGLRDNFAFMYSLEDPLGDRPHSGGAVQILGLQDEYLWRTLPNVEYFWADHQRLALGHWRHCPPNLTPQLLAPRVFHDNIAEGYQATATLNQGKIIDPVTGDICQWCYETQPIYGWGIPKKPTAHWYAFLPIYDPGWQVLLAHGLSSGWIEWRGQRYEFTDAPAYSEKNWGKSFPKAWFWLNCNAFQEEQDLALTAAGGVRQILATEEEVGLIGIHHRGTFYEFAPWNSTVHWQVSPWGSWEMTAGDRQGFTVQLTGTTDLPGQPLRAPTHRGLRFCCQDTLRGHISLKLFAPDKTPIIQATSDLGGLEVGGQWWPGADC, encoded by the coding sequence ATGAAATTTGTCGAACCGCCCCACAGCGGCTACCACTGGGATCACCGCACCCCCCGCTTTTTTGAAGGGTGGTACTTTCGCATTACTTTGCCTGGGCTACGGGATAACTTTGCCTTTATGTATTCCCTTGAGGACCCCCTAGGCGATCGCCCCCATAGTGGTGGTGCAGTGCAAATTTTGGGCCTCCAGGACGAATATCTATGGCGTACCCTACCCAACGTGGAGTATTTTTGGGCCGATCACCAGCGCCTCGCCCTCGGCCATTGGCGGCACTGTCCCCCAAATTTAACCCCCCAACTCCTCGCGCCCCGGGTTTTTCACGACAACATTGCGGAAGGCTACCAAGCGACAGCTACCCTCAATCAGGGCAAAATTATCGACCCCGTCACCGGCGATATTTGTCAATGGTGCTACGAAACTCAGCCAATCTACGGTTGGGGCATCCCGAAAAAACCGACGGCCCACTGGTACGCGTTTTTGCCGATCTATGACCCCGGTTGGCAGGTATTACTCGCCCATGGGTTGAGCAGCGGTTGGATCGAATGGCGGGGTCAGCGCTATGAATTTACTGACGCCCCGGCCTACAGCGAAAAAAATTGGGGTAAATCCTTCCCTAAGGCTTGGTTTTGGCTCAATTGCAATGCTTTCCAAGAAGAACAAGATTTGGCCCTCACTGCCGCTGGGGGCGTCCGCCAGATTTTAGCCACTGAAGAAGAAGTGGGCTTAATCGGGATTCACCACCGGGGCACTTTTTATGAATTTGCCCCCTGGAATAGCACCGTCCATTGGCAAGTGTCTCCCTGGGGCTCCTGGGAAATGACGGCAGGCGATCGCCAAGGGTTTACGGTGCAGCTCACCGGTACAACAGACTTACCAGGGCAACCGCTGCGAGCCCCCACCCACCGGGGTCTACGGTTCTGCTGCCAAGATACCCTGCGGGGTCATATTTCCCTGAAACTTTTTGCCCCAGACAAAACCCCAATTATCCAAGCGACGAGCGATCTCGGCGGGTTAGAAGTAGGGGGCCAGTGGTGGCCAGGCGCTGACTGCTAA
- the pdxA gene encoding 4-hydroxythreonine-4-phosphate dehydrogenase: protein MKVHLALTIGDPAGIGPEVLLKALADPEICQLCDLTVVGDRLVLEKTYQHLKTKIESPLLDPVKLNILEPSGSDLLKNFTWGGGSAHTGDRAFQYLDTAIQNTLAGKFTGIVTAPIAKSLWKAAGYDYPGQTEVLAQKTKTKRYGMAFIGRSPYTGWTLRTLLVTTHIPLNQVAATLKPALMDLKLDLLLDSLDQDFGVKNPQVAIAGLNPHSGENGQLGTEEVDCLNHWLDQARQRHPQTTLLGLYPPDTMWVKAGKAWYGCPEFQPAADAYLALYHDQGLIPVKLMAFDHAINTTIGLPFIRTSPDHGTAFDIAGQGIASPTSMQEAIKLAAQISSQRLATTGPLLLTRRDRSSLG, encoded by the coding sequence ATGAAAGTTCACCTTGCGTTGACCATTGGCGATCCGGCAGGTATTGGCCCAGAAGTTCTGCTCAAAGCCCTTGCTGATCCTGAAATTTGTCAGCTCTGTGATCTGACAGTGGTTGGCGATCGCCTAGTGCTCGAAAAAACCTATCAGCACCTTAAAACTAAAATCGAGTCGCCTCTCCTGGATCCGGTCAAGCTGAATATCCTTGAGCCGAGCGGCAGTGATCTCCTGAAAAATTTCACTTGGGGAGGAGGCTCTGCCCACACGGGTGATCGCGCGTTTCAGTATCTCGATACGGCGATTCAAAACACCTTGGCCGGAAAATTTACGGGGATTGTCACCGCCCCGATCGCCAAGTCTCTCTGGAAGGCAGCTGGCTACGATTATCCCGGCCAAACGGAAGTCCTGGCCCAAAAGACAAAAACAAAGCGCTATGGCATGGCTTTTATCGGGCGATCGCCTTATACAGGCTGGACATTACGCACCCTGTTGGTGACCACCCATATTCCCCTAAACCAAGTGGCGGCCACTCTCAAGCCAGCCCTAATGGATTTAAAACTAGACTTACTCCTAGACTCCCTCGATCAAGATTTTGGAGTAAAAAATCCCCAGGTGGCGATCGCCGGACTAAACCCCCACAGTGGCGAAAATGGCCAATTGGGAACCGAAGAGGTGGACTGCTTAAATCATTGGTTAGACCAAGCCCGCCAACGCCATCCCCAAACAACATTGTTGGGGCTCTATCCCCCCGACACCATGTGGGTCAAAGCTGGTAAGGCTTGGTATGGTTGCCCCGAATTTCAGCCCGCCGCCGATGCTTACCTCGCCCTGTACCATGACCAGGGATTGATTCCGGTCAAGCTGATGGCCTTTGACCACGCGATCAATACCACCATTGGGCTGCCCTTCATTCGTACTTCGCCTGACCATGGTACGGCCTTCGATATTGCGGGCCAGGGTATTGCTAGTCCTACCAGCATGCAGGAAGCGATCAAACTCGCTGCCCAAATTAGCAGTCAGCGCCTGGCCACCACTGGCCCCCTACTTCTAACCCGCCGAGATCGCTCGTCGCTTGGATAA
- the msrB gene encoding methionine-R-sulfoxide reductase, whose protein sequence is MTDKVVKTDAEWQAQLSPEAYKVARKHGTERAFTGEYHDFKGEGTYNCVCCGNPLFTSDTKFNSGTGWPSYWQPVNDTAITEKSDFSFFMKRTEVLCSKCDAHLGHVFNDGPPPTGLRYCINSVALKFEPKAE, encoded by the coding sequence ATGACCGATAAAGTCGTCAAAACCGATGCTGAATGGCAGGCACAGCTTTCCCCAGAAGCCTACAAGGTAGCCCGCAAACATGGCACCGAACGGGCTTTTACTGGCGAATACCATGACTTCAAAGGAGAGGGCACTTACAACTGCGTTTGTTGTGGTAACCCTCTATTTACCTCGGATACTAAATTTAACTCTGGCACTGGTTGGCCGAGCTATTGGCAACCGGTCAATGACACTGCCATCACCGAAAAAAGTGATTTCAGTTTCTTCATGAAGCGCACGGAGGTGCTCTGCTCCAAGTGTGATGCTCACCTGGGTCACGTGTTCAATGACGGGCCACCTCCCACAGGCTTGCGTTATTGCATCAATTCCGTTGCCCTAAAGTTTGAACCCAAAGCTGAGTAA
- a CDS encoding hypothetical protein (conserved hypothetical protein), whose protein sequence is MRCAIISRAGQTLARGKLVLTPLDNNQQRLDLVTDGGRYLEGGIVAPDGDMTEASFELSQKFFRMWGMSDLQLQITLR, encoded by the coding sequence ATGCGATGTGCCATTATCAGTCGTGCGGGACAAACCCTCGCCCGGGGCAAGTTGGTCTTGACTCCCCTAGACAATAATCAACAGCGACTGGATTTGGTGACTGATGGGGGCCGCTACCTAGAGGGAGGGATTGTTGCCCCCGATGGGGATATGACGGAGGCGAGTTTTGAACTGTCCCAAAAGTTTTTTCGGATGTGGGGAATGAGTGATCTTCAGTTACAAATCACCCTCCG